Proteins from one Erysipelothrix larvae genomic window:
- a CDS encoding proline--tRNA ligase, with product MKLSESYFYTLREDVKDEDSVSGNLLVRGGFVKKSSSGVYMFLPLGLRVKQKVEAIVRNAMNEIGSQEVSMPTLIPEDVYIASGRRDIIGTSMFTLKDRYQKPFVLGPTHEELFAQAAKMMVRSYKDMPVSLYQIQTKFRDEARPRFGLIRVREFVMKDAYTFDVDLSSSDKAYDKMFNAYKKVFDTVGLNYRIVRADTGIMGGLLSEEFQAITNIGEDTLVLGEDTGYASNLEIAENCARIVSDEPLLKREKVHTPDAKTIEEVSAFLNQDVSRFVKTLIYSVDDKLVAVCVLGDRDVNETKLRKLYEAVNVELADFNQVQAVTGARVGFAGPIGLEGIDIVLDKHIEGLRNYICGANESDYHYINANHTEFTPTHIADVSNVKEGDPNPDGTGVLSFSKGIEVGNTFKLGVKYSKAMGLDYLDQNQTLQDVYMGSYGIGIGRTIAAVVEQNNDDKGIVWPDVIAPFKVALVLINAKNEDHVRIANELYDTLCAQGIEVLLDDRQQRPGVKFNDMDLIGVPYRITLGRGLDSGEVEFKSRKEQEPTIVKLEDIVSKIKSL from the coding sequence ATGAAACTCAGTGAAAGTTACTTTTATACATTAAGAGAAGATGTTAAAGATGAAGATTCCGTAAGTGGAAATCTTTTAGTGCGTGGTGGATTTGTTAAGAAAAGTTCATCAGGTGTATATATGTTTTTACCGCTTGGACTTCGTGTAAAACAAAAAGTTGAAGCAATCGTACGTAATGCAATGAATGAAATTGGATCTCAAGAGGTCAGTATGCCAACATTGATTCCAGAAGATGTTTATATCGCATCTGGAAGACGTGACATTATTGGTACAAGCATGTTTACCCTTAAAGATCGCTATCAAAAACCCTTTGTATTAGGACCTACTCATGAAGAACTCTTTGCTCAAGCTGCAAAGATGATGGTTCGTTCTTATAAAGACATGCCTGTAAGTCTTTATCAAATCCAAACAAAATTCCGTGATGAAGCCCGTCCTCGTTTTGGGCTGATTCGTGTACGTGAATTTGTGATGAAAGACGCTTATACCTTTGATGTTGACCTGTCTTCATCGGATAAGGCTTATGATAAAATGTTTAATGCTTATAAGAAAGTGTTTGATACTGTTGGCTTAAATTATCGAATTGTACGTGCTGATACAGGTATTATGGGTGGTCTTCTATCTGAAGAATTCCAAGCAATCACAAACATTGGTGAAGATACCTTGGTTTTAGGTGAAGACACAGGCTATGCAAGCAACTTAGAAATCGCAGAAAACTGCGCACGTATTGTGAGTGATGAACCACTCTTAAAACGTGAAAAGGTGCATACTCCTGATGCGAAAACAATTGAAGAAGTATCTGCTTTCTTGAATCAAGATGTCTCACGCTTTGTAAAGACTTTAATTTATAGTGTTGATGATAAACTTGTTGCGGTATGCGTACTTGGAGATCGCGATGTGAACGAAACCAAACTTCGCAAATTGTATGAAGCGGTGAATGTTGAGCTTGCCGACTTCAATCAAGTGCAAGCAGTAACCGGTGCCCGCGTTGGATTTGCAGGACCAATAGGTTTAGAAGGCATTGACATTGTCTTAGACAAGCATATTGAAGGCTTACGCAACTATATATGTGGTGCAAACGAAAGTGATTACCACTATATTAATGCAAATCATACAGAGTTTACTCCAACACATATTGCGGATGTATCAAATGTTAAAGAAGGTGACCCAAACCCCGATGGAACGGGCGTCCTTAGTTTCTCCAAAGGAATTGAAGTTGGAAATACCTTTAAACTTGGTGTTAAATATTCAAAAGCAATGGGGCTTGATTACCTAGATCAAAATCAAACACTTCAAGATGTTTATATGGGATCCTATGGCATTGGAATTGGTCGTACAATTGCGGCAGTTGTTGAACAAAACAATGATGACAAAGGCATTGTTTGGCCAGATGTTATTGCACCATTCAAAGTAGCACTCGTACTTATTAACGCAAAAAACGAAGACCATGTAAGAATCGCAAACGAGTTATATGACACATTATGTGCTCAAGGCATTGAAGTGTTACTTGATGACAGACAACAACGACCAGGTGTTAAATTCAACGATATGGACCTTATTGGTGTACCCTACCGAATCACATTAGGACGTGGGCTTGATTCTGGCGAAGTTGAGTTTAAATCACGTAAAGAGCAAGAACCAACAATTGTGAAACTCGAAGATATAGTAAGCAAAATTAAGAGTTTGTAA
- a CDS encoding ISL3 family transposase, with the protein MNANATLLSNEKILELFNLEHHQVQKIDIKGQSDALNVYITLQVEEQTCPICESKTSTIKDYSEKKLLHSLVTHIPCYIRYRARRYKCTTCNKCFFEHNPFAYRNMKITQLTVYNVLNDLKSPHETFTTVANRYRLSPTTVSSIFDSHVSVSRQKLPAYLLIDECYAYHSDRSDYVCVLIDAMTKNIVDILPSRKKQDLVAYFSQIPLEERKGVLGIGIDMWYSYRVVAKQFLPNAFISVDRFHVYSDLMKRIDSIRVDTMKKLKPPKNWKQTEDKVKRQEYYKRDQQYYLLKKFNWLLYKNPKATTTVKDKKYNIFDPNVPKQRNKKLGKFLNLYDIIDLILQTSNGLEDAYNMKFLLDQFFNESKAENAHENLNTLIRVMAQSRVASIVDFSRTLGKWKNEIVATFNKVEKCTKVTNKKTGETHYEVSITHINSALIENRNRIIKQIKNNASGYRNWERFRNRVLYVLNEDATYRINPIIKTTYDKGLS; encoded by the coding sequence ATGAACGCTAATGCCACTCTTTTAAGTAACGAAAAAATTCTTGAATTATTTAACTTAGAACACCATCAAGTCCAGAAGATTGATATCAAAGGTCAAAGTGACGCATTGAATGTGTACATTACGCTTCAGGTAGAGGAACAAACATGCCCAATTTGTGAAAGCAAAACATCCACAATCAAAGATTATTCTGAAAAGAAGCTTCTCCACTCACTGGTAACACATATACCCTGTTACATTCGTTACCGTGCACGACGTTATAAATGCACAACGTGTAATAAATGCTTTTTTGAACACAATCCATTTGCGTATCGAAATATGAAGATTACTCAGCTGACCGTATATAATGTCCTGAATGATCTTAAATCGCCACATGAAACGTTTACCACAGTTGCCAATAGATATCGGTTATCTCCCACTACAGTATCATCTATTTTCGATTCCCACGTTTCTGTCTCCAGACAAAAACTACCCGCTTATCTGCTTATTGATGAATGTTATGCGTACCACAGTGATCGCAGTGATTATGTATGCGTTCTTATTGATGCAATGACAAAGAATATCGTAGATATATTACCGTCCCGTAAGAAACAAGACTTAGTCGCGTATTTTAGCCAAATCCCCCTTGAAGAACGCAAAGGAGTCTTAGGTATTGGAATCGACATGTGGTATAGCTATAGAGTCGTCGCAAAACAATTCCTTCCAAACGCGTTTATCAGTGTTGATCGTTTTCATGTTTATAGTGATTTAATGAAACGTATCGACTCTATTAGGGTAGACACTATGAAGAAACTAAAACCTCCTAAGAACTGGAAGCAAACAGAAGATAAAGTCAAAAGACAAGAATATTATAAGCGTGACCAGCAATACTATCTGCTTAAAAAGTTCAACTGGTTACTCTATAAAAACCCCAAAGCAACAACCACAGTTAAAGATAAGAAATACAATATATTTGATCCAAATGTACCGAAACAACGCAATAAGAAATTGGGAAAGTTTCTAAACCTTTACGACATAATAGACCTAATTCTTCAAACGAGCAATGGCCTTGAAGATGCATATAACATGAAGTTCTTACTCGATCAATTCTTCAATGAATCAAAAGCTGAGAATGCACACGAGAATCTGAACACACTCATCAGAGTGATGGCTCAGAGTAGAGTTGCATCAATCGTTGATTTTAGCCGAACTTTAGGAAAGTGGAAAAATGAAATTGTCGCAACTTTCAATAAAGTAGAAAAATGCACAAAGGTCACAAATAAGAAAACAGGAGAAACCCATTATGAAGTTTCCATAACACACATAAACAGTGCGTTGATTGAGAATCGAAATCGCATAATCAAGCAAATAAAAAACAATGCAAGTGGCTATCGTAATTGGGAGCGGTTTAGGAATCGTGTGTTGTATGTGCTTAATGAAGACGCAACATATCGAATTAACCCAATAATTAAAACAACCTATGACAAAGGACTCTCTTAA
- a CDS encoding HD domain-containing protein produces MQHLTNSQNQTIQTLHDKIKKLVSDENSGHDFGHIMRVVNLTQKICTPDADTFVVLCCAYLHEFLDDKMHVFDTKDLHELALQWNLDFEGNTSTILDNISKIGYKGGFQKTKDRTLEAHIVSDADILDAMGAIGIARTFYYAGYKGLPFHDRDLEGIVATNLQEYRNGHRNAIAHFDEKILHLYDALETKKAQEIGKIRHERVVRFYNEFYEEIKGE; encoded by the coding sequence ATGCAACACTTAACAAATAGTCAAAATCAAACCATTCAAACATTACATGATAAGATCAAAAAACTTGTCAGTGATGAAAATTCTGGACATGATTTTGGTCATATTATGCGCGTTGTGAATCTTACTCAGAAAATCTGTACACCGGATGCTGATACCTTTGTTGTTTTATGTTGTGCGTATCTTCATGAGTTTTTAGATGATAAGATGCATGTCTTTGACACTAAGGACTTACATGAACTTGCATTGCAATGGAACCTTGACTTTGAAGGTAATACTTCAACAATCCTAGATAATATTTCAAAGATTGGATATAAAGGTGGGTTTCAAAAAACAAAGGATCGTACGCTTGAAGCACACATAGTATCCGATGCGGATATCCTTGATGCAATGGGTGCCATTGGTATTGCTCGAACATTCTATTATGCAGGGTATAAGGGATTACCATTTCATGATCGTGATCTTGAAGGAATTGTTGCGACAAATCTTCAAGAATATCGAAACGGACATCGTAATGCCATAGCGCATTTTGATGAAAAAATACTTCACTTATACGATGCACTTGAGACAAAAAAAGCGCAAGAGATTGGGAAAATCCGACATGAGCGTGTTGTAAGGTTCTATAATGAGTTTTATGAAGAGATTAAAGGGGAGTAA
- the spx gene encoding transcriptional regulator Spx — protein MIVLYSSPGCASCRKVRQWLKERHLKFIEKNIFTAVLSEREIKYLLMRSENGAEDIISKRSKVMQEAHINLDELSVSELIAFIQRHPSILKRPIVLNEKSFLVGYDEEEINAFLPHELRHMHHYPIHHDLDDEGSVNLEMKDDD, from the coding sequence ATGATTGTATTATATTCTTCACCAGGCTGTGCTTCTTGTCGAAAAGTTCGACAATGGTTAAAGGAGCGCCATTTAAAGTTTATCGAAAAAAATATTTTTACAGCGGTACTTAGCGAGCGCGAAATCAAGTATCTCTTGATGCGCAGTGAGAACGGTGCTGAGGATATAATTTCAAAACGTTCAAAAGTTATGCAAGAAGCTCACATTAACCTTGATGAGCTTTCAGTAAGTGAATTAATTGCCTTTATTCAACGTCATCCAAGTATCTTAAAACGACCAATCGTATTGAATGAAAAATCATTCCTAGTTGGCTATGACGAAGAGGAAATTAATGCATTTCTTCCGCATGAACTCAGACATATGCACCATTATCCAATCCATCATGATTTGGATGATGAAGGATCTGTCAATTTAGAAATGAAAGATGATGATTAA
- a CDS encoding DUF6431 domain-containing protein: MITVFSNTFNNKQFSQKEYYKFLNSINPKTIPCPCCSKTDTLIRYGYYPKTIITGRLTIVVEIARFFCNQCKRTHAIIPSNLLPYFQLSVPTIEIILTHELDSTLLTDIDESTYIRIKIRFNDYESVRHLSYLERLNYFILSTKRNIYHSAITSPT, encoded by the coding sequence ATGATAACAGTTTTCTCAAACACATTCAATAATAAACAGTTTTCTCAAAAGGAATATTACAAATTTCTCAATTCAATTAATCCAAAAACAATACCTTGTCCGTGCTGTTCAAAAACAGATACACTGATTCGTTATGGATACTATCCGAAAACCATAATTACTGGGCGATTAACCATTGTCGTAGAAATCGCACGTTTCTTTTGTAATCAATGTAAGAGAACTCATGCAATAATACCAAGTAACTTACTTCCCTATTTTCAACTGTCTGTACCCACAATTGAAATAATATTAACCCATGAACTTGATAGCACGCTTTTAACTGATATTGATGAATCAACATATATTCGGATAAAAATACGTTTTAACGATTATGAATCGGTGAGACATTTAAGTTATTTGGAACGATTGAATTACTTCATATTATCCACAAAACGGAATATCTATCATTCCGCCATTACTTCACCAACATGA
- the mnmA gene encoding tRNA 2-thiouridine(34) synthase MnmA → MKVLVGLSGGVDSAVAAYLLKAQGYDVTCAFMRNWDSFTNNDILGNPTIMDDMCSQEVDYNDAKKVADHLGLPLLRVDYVKDYWDNVFTTFISETEKGYTPNPDILCNKYVKFDAFYDFMEQEGFDALATGHYAQIINNTLVRGLDGNKDQTYFLSRINPSVLSHVLFPLGNMTKQEVRKIAIEQNIPVATKKDSTGICFIGERHYREFLKNYVKDREGDILDFDTGTVVGRHNGVMFYTIGQRHGLDISGAMGPWFVVGKDMSTNNLYVGRGSDHPELFAYRCVIDDVNWFGSKHEGLMDCTAKFRYRQPDQPVSIRFIDATTLEVLMPKGVKAVTLGQEAVFYHDEVCLGGGRIARVFNKDDQEVLYDSSKKETL, encoded by the coding sequence ATGAAAGTATTAGTGGGATTATCAGGTGGCGTTGATAGTGCAGTTGCTGCCTACTTATTAAAGGCACAAGGCTATGATGTTACCTGTGCTTTTATGAGAAACTGGGATTCCTTTACAAACAATGATATCTTAGGAAACCCAACAATTATGGATGATATGTGTTCTCAAGAAGTAGACTATAATGATGCGAAAAAAGTCGCAGATCATTTAGGTCTACCTCTTTTGCGTGTAGATTATGTTAAAGATTATTGGGATAATGTTTTTACAACTTTTATCAGTGAGACTGAAAAAGGGTATACACCCAATCCAGACATTTTGTGCAATAAATACGTAAAATTTGATGCATTTTATGATTTTATGGAACAAGAAGGCTTTGATGCGCTTGCGACAGGTCATTATGCGCAAATCATCAACAATACCTTAGTGCGAGGACTTGATGGCAATAAAGATCAAACCTATTTTCTTAGCCGCATCAATCCATCCGTATTAAGTCATGTATTATTTCCATTAGGAAATATGACAAAACAAGAAGTAAGAAAAATAGCAATTGAACAAAACATTCCGGTTGCGACCAAAAAAGATTCTACAGGAATTTGCTTTATTGGTGAGCGTCACTATCGTGAGTTCTTAAAAAACTATGTTAAAGATCGTGAAGGCGATATTCTAGATTTTGATACTGGAACGGTTGTGGGGCGTCATAATGGCGTGATGTTTTATACAATTGGTCAACGACATGGCCTGGATATCAGTGGTGCAATGGGGCCCTGGTTTGTAGTAGGAAAAGACATGAGCACCAATAATCTGTATGTTGGTAGGGGGAGCGATCATCCAGAACTCTTTGCCTATCGCTGTGTTATTGATGATGTGAACTGGTTTGGATCAAAACATGAAGGATTGATGGACTGTACTGCGAAGTTTAGATATCGCCAACCCGATCAACCTGTATCCATCCGGTTTATCGATGCAACAACACTTGAAGTATTGATGCCAAAGGGTGTCAAGGCTGTTACTTTGGGTCAAGAAGCAGTTTTTTATCACGATGAAGTTTGCTTAGGTGGAGGACGCATTGCACGCGTATTTAATAAAGACGACCAAGAAGTGCTTTATGATTCTTCAAAAAAGGAGACACTATGA
- a CDS encoding transglycosylase domain-containing protein yields the protein MKKFLKRVLVWTLIVTLVVSTVLIFLGLQDYKRVVAQRPIETYVAQIQAEPGFVSLDEVSEMFVDAVVAVEDSRFWTRNSVLDIRAIGRATYVNLTNLNFLEGASTIPQQVAKNMYFDEEVSVIRKISEFFVARHLDNLYTRAEILELYINKIYYGANAYGISEASLIYFDTTPLNLTDAQATMLAGLPQAPSSFNPFLFYESAKARQRIVINRLISNGFITEEFGEEIYQMEVFND from the coding sequence ATGAAAAAGTTCTTAAAACGTGTCCTCGTATGGACCTTAATTGTCACATTGGTTGTTTCCACGGTACTGATCTTTCTTGGACTTCAAGATTATAAGCGTGTCGTAGCCCAACGACCAATTGAAACCTATGTTGCGCAAATCCAAGCTGAACCCGGGTTTGTAAGCTTAGATGAGGTGTCAGAGATGTTTGTAGATGCAGTTGTGGCAGTGGAGGACAGTCGCTTTTGGACACGTAACTCAGTGTTAGACATAAGAGCCATAGGGCGTGCTACCTACGTGAATCTCACAAATCTTAATTTCTTAGAAGGTGCATCTACAATTCCTCAACAAGTGGCTAAAAATATGTATTTCGATGAAGAAGTAAGTGTGATTCGTAAAATCTCTGAGTTTTTTGTCGCCAGACACTTAGATAATCTATATACTCGCGCGGAAATATTAGAACTTTATATAAATAAAATATATTATGGTGCAAATGCCTATGGTATCAGTGAGGCCAGCTTGATCTATTTTGATACAACACCACTTAACCTTACGGATGCTCAAGCAACGATGCTTGCTGGACTACCACAAGCACCATCATCCTTTAATCCATTTCTCTTTTATGAGTCTGCAAAAGCACGACAACGCATCGTAATTAATCGACTCATTTCAAATGGATTTATAACAGAAGAATTTGGAGAAGAAATTTATCAAATGGAGGTTTTTAATGACTAA
- a CDS encoding undecaprenyl-diphosphate phosphatase gives MERILEIILLAIVQGITEPLPISSSGHLVIFQSVFNIEGGSGLELEILLHLGSLIAILVFYWEDVKNLFGKGLGYLWHSILYVLNKGDAPKKENQKHFLYGVNVLIATIPAAIFGILFKDWIEETLMNPKAVGIALIFTAGVLFAAFKISGNKTDKDFKPKNALYTGLMQIIALFPGVSRSGSTTCASLIQGFNVESSMKFSFIMFIPVALGAMVLGLNDFLSQPDLTSLLIPYTIGVIVSGVVTYYCLKLFQNILKKRRLDVFALYCVSVGILSVLFLK, from the coding sequence ATGGAACGAATCCTAGAAATTATCCTTTTAGCAATCGTCCAGGGTATTACCGAACCCCTACCCATCTCATCCAGTGGTCACCTTGTCATCTTTCAAAGTGTGTTTAACATAGAAGGTGGAAGTGGCCTTGAACTCGAGATTTTGTTGCATCTTGGGTCGTTAATCGCAATCTTAGTCTTTTACTGGGAAGATGTGAAAAATCTGTTTGGAAAAGGATTGGGTTATTTGTGGCATTCGATCTTGTATGTTCTGAATAAGGGTGATGCGCCTAAGAAGGAAAATCAAAAACATTTTCTTTATGGTGTGAATGTCTTAATTGCAACGATACCAGCAGCAATCTTTGGTATCTTATTCAAAGATTGGATTGAAGAAACATTGATGAATCCAAAGGCGGTAGGGATTGCACTCATTTTTACAGCAGGTGTACTATTTGCTGCTTTTAAAATTAGTGGAAATAAAACAGACAAAGATTTTAAACCTAAAAACGCGCTTTATACAGGATTAATGCAAATTATTGCACTTTTTCCAGGTGTTTCACGCAGTGGATCTACAACCTGTGCATCCTTAATTCAAGGATTTAATGTAGAATCATCCATGAAATTCTCGTTCATAATGTTTATTCCAGTTGCTTTAGGGGCAATGGTTTTAGGACTTAATGACTTTTTATCACAACCTGATCTTACAAGTCTTTTAATTCCTTATACAATCGGTGTAATTGTAAGTGGTGTTGTAACGTATTATTGTTTGAAATTGTTCCAAAACATTTTAAAGAAACGTCGTCTTGATGTTTTTGCATTATATTGTGTCTCTGTGGGGATCTTATCAGTCTTATTTTTGAAATAG
- the trpS gene encoding tryptophan--tRNA ligase — MTKMRMISGIKPTGKLHLGNYIGALRNFVAMQDEYEMIVFIANLHCITLPIDPEELKGYLKDQVLFYLACGLDPQKSTIFLQSDVMEHAQLGYILSCLTSMGELNRQTQFKDKKDSGQTLTAGFYTYPALMASDILIHKVDGVPVGEDQKQHVELARDLAQRFNQRFGGETLIVPEVVMPKVGKRIMSLQDPTKKMSKSDHFGEKGVIYLSDDLKTARKKIMSAVTDSDMLVKYDVENKPGVSNLLSIYAALKNVSIQDAEAEFEGCQYGTFKKAVADVVVSELEMIQNRYNEIKDSGIVEEVLAHGASKVRVQAQSTLKEVQQKMGLEWM, encoded by the coding sequence ATGACTAAGATGAGAATGATCAGCGGGATCAAACCAACCGGAAAATTGCATTTGGGGAATTATATTGGTGCACTTCGCAATTTTGTTGCGATGCAAGATGAATATGAGATGATTGTGTTCATCGCGAACCTACACTGTATTACCTTGCCCATCGATCCAGAAGAACTCAAAGGATACTTAAAAGATCAGGTGCTCTTTTATTTAGCCTGTGGACTCGATCCACAAAAATCCACCATTTTCTTGCAAAGTGATGTGATGGAACATGCTCAATTGGGGTATATATTATCGTGTCTTACATCAATGGGCGAACTAAACCGACAAACTCAATTCAAAGATAAAAAAGACTCGGGTCAAACGCTAACGGCGGGGTTTTATACCTATCCAGCATTAATGGCATCTGATATCTTAATTCATAAAGTAGATGGGGTTCCTGTAGGGGAAGACCAAAAACAACATGTTGAACTTGCACGGGATTTAGCGCAACGATTCAACCAACGCTTTGGGGGTGAAACGTTGATTGTCCCTGAAGTTGTGATGCCAAAAGTAGGCAAACGCATTATGTCACTTCAAGATCCTACAAAGAAGATGAGTAAATCCGATCATTTTGGTGAAAAGGGTGTAATTTATCTCAGTGATGACTTGAAAACAGCACGCAAGAAGATTATGAGCGCAGTGACAGACAGTGATATGCTTGTGAAATACGATGTTGAAAATAAACCCGGAGTATCAAATCTCTTGTCAATATATGCAGCACTTAAAAACGTGTCCATTCAAGATGCCGAAGCCGAGTTTGAAGGGTGTCAATATGGAACCTTTAAGAAAGCTGTCGCAGATGTGGTTGTGTCAGAATTAGAAATGATTCAAAATCGCTACAACGAAATTAAGGACAGCGGCATCGTTGAAGAAGTCTTAGCACACGGTGCAAGCAAAGTGCGTGTTCAAGCACAAAGTACCCTTAAAGAAGTTCAACAAAAAATGGGATTGGAGTGGATGTAA
- the ptsP gene encoding phosphoenolpyruvate--protein phosphotransferase, with protein MIKGIAASAGIAVSKVFKLQHPVLNIEKVDSDASVELKRLEDALELTKNDIRIIKEKAVGKLSDEELAIFDAHLMVAEDPEFIGQIQEIINSESVNADYATNQVATMFIGMFEGMDDPYFKERAADIKDVTYRMMCHILKLQIPDLSAIDHEVVIVAEDLTPSDTAQLDRRYVKGFVTEIGGRTSHSAIMARSLEIPAVVGAGKLLDTVNHDDEIILDALSGVVIFNPTAQQKEEYTQKGAEFMAHKESLKVLKDAKSETTDGHHVELAGNIGTPNDVDGVLNNGGEGIGLYRTEFLYMDAAELPNEEDQYIAYKKVLEIMAPRRVVVRTLDIGGDKELPYLKFPHEMNPFLGYRAIRLCLDRTDIFRTQVRALLRASVHGTLSIMFPMIATIQEFRDAKAIVEDEKKNLSKEGVEFSDSIELGMMVEIPAAAVLADQFAKEADFFSIGTNDLIQYSMAADRMNEKVSYLYQPYSPSILRLVKMTIDGAHKEGKWCGMCGEMAGDEKAIPLLLGLGLDEFSMSASSILEARSIVRSLSYGEMKELADKALNLPTTEDVLALLDATLNK; from the coding sequence ATGATTAAAGGAATTGCTGCTTCAGCAGGTATCGCTGTATCTAAGGTTTTTAAACTTCAACATCCAGTGTTGAACATTGAGAAAGTTGATTCAGATGCAAGTGTGGAATTGAAACGATTGGAAGATGCTTTGGAATTAACAAAAAATGATATTCGTATCATTAAGGAAAAAGCAGTTGGAAAACTTAGCGACGAAGAATTGGCAATCTTTGACGCGCATTTAATGGTTGCAGAAGATCCAGAATTCATTGGGCAAATTCAAGAAATTATTAATTCTGAGTCTGTAAATGCTGACTATGCTACAAATCAAGTTGCAACGATGTTTATTGGTATGTTTGAAGGCATGGACGATCCATACTTTAAAGAACGTGCTGCAGATATTAAAGACGTTACATATCGTATGATGTGTCACATTCTTAAACTTCAAATCCCTGATTTATCAGCGATTGATCATGAAGTTGTGATTGTAGCTGAAGATTTAACACCTTCAGATACTGCACAATTAGACCGTCGTTATGTTAAGGGATTTGTGACTGAAATTGGGGGACGTACCTCACACTCAGCAATTATGGCTCGTAGCTTAGAGATTCCTGCTGTAGTGGGTGCTGGAAAACTACTTGACACTGTAAACCATGATGATGAAATCATCCTAGATGCTTTAAGTGGTGTTGTGATTTTTAATCCAACCGCACAACAAAAAGAAGAATATACACAAAAAGGTGCTGAATTTATGGCACATAAAGAAAGCTTGAAAGTATTAAAAGATGCGAAGAGCGAAACAACAGATGGACATCATGTTGAATTAGCGGGTAATATTGGTACACCAAACGATGTTGATGGTGTTCTTAACAATGGTGGAGAAGGTATAGGTCTATACCGTACTGAATTCTTGTACATGGACGCAGCTGAACTTCCAAATGAAGAAGATCAATACATTGCTTACAAGAAAGTATTAGAAATCATGGCACCACGTCGTGTTGTTGTACGTACACTTGATATTGGTGGCGATAAAGAGTTACCTTACTTGAAATTCCCACATGAAATGAACCCATTCTTAGGATACCGTGCGATTCGTCTTTGCTTAGACCGTACTGATATCTTTAGAACACAAGTTCGTGCATTGTTACGTGCATCAGTACATGGAACCTTAAGTATTATGTTCCCAATGATTGCGACTATCCAAGAATTCCGTGATGCAAAAGCAATCGTTGAAGACGAAAAGAAAAACCTTTCTAAAGAAGGTGTTGAATTCAGTGATTCAATTGAACTGGGTATGATGGTAGAAATTCCAGCTGCTGCAGTGCTTGCGGATCAATTTGCGAAAGAAGCAGACTTCTTCAGTATTGGTACAAATGATTTGATCCAATACTCGATGGCTGCAGACCGTATGAACGAAAAAGTTTCCTATCTATACCAACCTTATAGCCCTTCAATTCTTCGTCTTGTGAAGATGACAATTGATGGTGCACATAAAGAAGGTAAATGGTGTGGTATGTGTGGTGAAATGGCTGGAGATGAAAAAGCAATTCCTCTACTTTTAGGTTTAGGGTTGGATGAATTCTCAATGTCAGCATCATCAATTCTTGAAGCACGTAGTATCGTACGTTCATTAAGCTATGGTGAAATGAAAGAACTTGCTGACAAAGCATTAAACCTTCCTACAACAGAAGATGTGTTGGCTTTACTTGATGCAACACTTAACAAATAG
- a CDS encoding YneF family protein: MAVGAVIAFFVTKHMFEKQIKENPPINEKMIRAMYMQMGRKPSEAQIRAIMKSMGQ; this comes from the coding sequence ATGGCCGTAGGTGCTGTGATTGCGTTTTTTGTAACAAAGCATATGTTTGAAAAACAAATAAAGGAAAACCCACCAATCAATGAAAAAATGATTCGTGCGATGTATATGCAAATGGGACGTAAACCGTCTGAAGCTCAAATTCGTGCAATTATGAAGTCGATGGGGCAATAA